The sequence below is a genomic window from Lytechinus variegatus isolate NC3 chromosome 3, Lvar_3.0, whole genome shotgun sequence.
gtaGATTTGAAAATTGGGCATTTAATGCCCCGAAAGTTAACACTCTTTAATGGAAAACATACGATGATGGTTTACAAAAAAATCTTTGGGAATCACCTAACGTTCGACAATATCTAACACAAAACATAAACAATCTGCTAAATCTAAAGATCATTTtcccattttgtattttatattctaGACGGGTTCTCTGAATATCAACGATGTATCTCCCCGAGGATAACACGTTGCCCTTTGAGGCAGGCAACGTGGCTCCGTCCCTTCATGGCCCTCCACCAAAATCCGATGCCGATCTGGAAGGCGACAGccaggaaaagaaaaagaagtgtGCTACACATATCGATATCGATCTCCTGAAGAGCAAATCCTTCTACTTCCTGTTCTACGGTGCATACGGGAGTCTTTACCCGCTCTTGGCTGTCTACTTTAAGCAGCTAGGTTTGAACGCATCCCAGAGTGGTCTCCTAATTGGAATACGACCCTTCATCGAGTTCTGCGCCGCGCCACTCTGGGGCGGTCTTGCCGATTCCTGGCGCAAGGCCAAGGTTCTGTTCCTGTTCTCGCTCTTTGCGTGGCTTCTCTTCACCGAAGCGATGGCTTTTATTCGACCTGCCGGCTCCAAGTGCATCATCTTCAATCAGACCGATGAAAACGGGCGGGTGACCATCGTCGTCGACCAAATCGTTCACGATGGCGACGTGCACCATTATGTGTACGGGCCCAAAGACCACGAAGAGGATGACGGAACGGTCGTTGGTCACCAATCAGATATCGATCAACCATTCCATACAGGTGAAACAAGTCCTGCAGTCGATAAATTATCTGGAGGTCTCTACAAGCTTCTCAACAAAAGCTCCTGGACAGGAGAACCCATTCGTCGTTTGCCACCTGGGACGTCCGGTGTGAGGTTCAACGAAGATGTTCGTGGTGTCTTCCTTCTCCtgctcatcatcatcgttgtcgGGGAGTTCTTCAGCTCGCCTACAATCACCCTGGCGGATTCGGCCACCCTGGGATACCTCGGTAGTGACCGTTTGGAATACTATGGTCAGCAGCGGATGTTTGGCTCCCTGGGGTGGGGGATCTTCATGTTGATCGAAGGCATCCTGTTAGACCACACAGCCACCCACACGCACGGCTGTGGAGATGCACTTGCGGAAGTCATAGAGGTTAAAAGAAACTATTACATCTGCTTCGGGACCTACGCAGTACTCATCACCTGCTCCTTCTTCGTGGCAACTCAGTTCAAGTTCAAGTATTATTCTGAAGATGATCACAAGACGGAGATGACCAAACTGACCTACAACAAGAAGCAGGGTCAGATCAGTATTAGTGGTAAGTTTCGTTATACTGTATAGGGAGTGCTCATCTTAACGtagaaatagaaattaaataaacGATTCTAAACCAGTCCAagttatcatttaaaaaatatttaaaaaacatatattcaTCCTAAAATGTATATCAGTGCTTTTCACTTCAATATTTTGTAGGAGTCTTTAATGTCGATAGTTCTTCAGTGGATGCCTACATAGTACCAATCCTACATGACACCATGAAAGATTTAAAACAAATCTTTTACGAGGtcaacataattatatttttttttctatttacatGACATTGTATATTCATAGTAAGAATTTCgttgataattttttatttactaAGATTACCATGGTGACCAAAGCCATTAAAAGTGGTACTTCATTGACAAGTAGTAGCCGCCGAATACCAATGCACACAATTTATTGAAGAGGGTATGGGTGAATACCTTAATAACCATTCTTTGCTCTTATGATAGGTGAAAATCGTGGTCCTGGGACATATGGCAGCGTGGCCAGCCCAGAAGGGACCAACCCTACCTCTTCAAGTGCCGAAGGCGGCCAAACCAGCAACAGTGAGACCATAGAGACCACGGACCCCTTGCAGGGTCAAGAAGGTCCTCTCGGGCAAAGTGGACCATTGACCTGCAACAGAAGTGCTCTATCCTCAAGCGAAGCACAGTCAGAGGACCCTGCTGGCATCAGACAGGTGTTCCGGATGTACGCCACCATCCGCTACGGTTCTGTCCTTTGCGTTGCTTGGTTTGCGGGATTCGGAATGGGTCTCCTGTTCACCTTCCTCTATTGGCATCTTCAAGATCTTGGAGGGCCGCCATCTCTCTTCGGTCTGGCTTCGGTAGTCAACCACGTTTCAGAGATACTTGCATATTTCTTCAGCCACAAGGTAAGGTCCTGAtaagcattttctttttttcatgaagcAGCGTGTCAGTACCCCATCCGCCATATTTATTCTAATCCCATCAAATCCAGTGACTTCGATAGatgattcatgaaacacttATATGCACGCACCCATattatttgtaatgtaaattgaGCACCCAAATAATGTTTAACTCTTTCCTCTACCCAGTCACCCACACGAAGTAGATCATTAACATATAAATGATAAGGATATGTTCTTGAATGTACTTTACAAGTATATCTTGCAATTGCAGTCCTCTTAATTCTGCAATTATAATATCAACAGGAATGCCTTTTGCGTCGGAGTTTTATGGACATTCTGCAGTACTTCTTCAAACATTATAAAATATGACACGTTTCCCCatacatttcttcttttcttttctcctttcatttgttgatatgaattatttttgttttccgaTTCGATTTGCAATTCTTTCCCTGTGTAAcagaaataattgaaaaaaaaatcttcacataattttctttttgcaGATTCTTCAAGCGATCGGTCACATCCCTGTGTTCTGTCTCGGTCTGTTCTGCTATGCCATCCGCTTCCTAGCCATTTCTGTGCTCATCAACCCATGGTGGGTTCTTATCGTGGAAACCCTACAAGGTAAGCAAAGGCATTTCAATTTCTCCTAACAAAATTCGGCCTTAAAAATACAGTACGTATTCTTTGAAAGAGATTTCAATTCAACTATTGAAATGGATCTCAAATAATACAGAACACCAGGGCAAGAGAATAGGGGCACCCCATCGCCATAATTTTACAAGTGATGAAATGCTAGACAGGGGTGGGGAAATGGGAACTGAAGAAAGGAGGGTATTGAAAGACGTCGGATGTGTCGTAGTAATATTTCTAAACTGAAAATAGGGggaattttacattatacaatgTCCCCTTATTTTCATtgagaaaacatatttttaggtTCCCTTACCCAGATAAAATACAATGGCGCTTTTTATGCAATCAAACTCACTAACACACTCgaaaatggaaggaaagaaattgtttatttggaagaataaaatgatttttaaaagaattaaatgaTTCTAAAAAGGTTAAGTGCATTTAAAATTAATGATCAGCAGAAAACAACATGCTTATGTTATAATATACATACATGCAAACAAAAATCGTATGCGTGTGcgaataatgaaatatgttttactGTGAATTTTCACATTCCTTGCGACCAATGTGGACAGTCCTGCATAAACCAGGATTTGAAGAGGTTTGAAAGCAATCTGTTTATTCACTGACTGAGCTCGCTTCGGGTAGCAAGAATCTTGATATCCACACCGGTCGTTCTGTTTGCCGTCCGGATCGATTCGCTGCTAGGAAGGTTAGACATTCGTCCATAAGACATTCACAGTTTCTTCCATATGCTTCGTCATTAAGCACGAACCAGTGTGTCCGCCCGATATTCCGCAATAATCgtcaaaaaaatgatacaagtTTATTCTGGATTCATCCGGTTTTGCAGATGGAAACGAAAATGAGACGAATTTTTCTTGTTAACCCCCCACCCCCGAACACGATTGCATGATATTAGATATACAAAATATTAAGGTTAAATCTAGAAGATTATTTGTCTTTCTATCCGTTCATAACCTACCCATTGTGGCTATATAGCCATTACTAGCCTATCCTTCCTTCAACGTCTTTCCACATTACACAAAACATTCACCCATGCTTTATATACTTTTATAAACGTAATGGTCAGAATAACTTTGTGAATATGTTTCCgacccccaacaaaaacataaaatgtaataaatatatatataaataaatgaataaataaataattagataaatgatcaaataaatgaaagaataaataagatgaaataaaatttaataaaataaatgaacagacCGGTCCGACCCCCCCTCCAtggttaaaaaaacaaataaaatcttGGTTACATGTTACCAATTTTAGTTTGGTTGATTTTGACCGTGATTCTGGGAAATATATTGTAAATGCCAACAAATCTCTATATCCTCCTTTTACAGGCATcgttatattctttaaaaaaaaatcgctgaCTTATGCAATTTGAAAAGCTGTTGCTCAGTCCCTTCTTGGTCACCGCATCATATTGACCGCCAAATTGTCTTTGCCAATAATGTAAAGCCCTCGAAATAGCCTTGCAATCGAGTCACGTCTTCCGTGCAATATATTTCTCATAAATGTCGAATTTACGACGGTGACATTAAATAGGCCAGAGTACGAGGAGAGGGGGTGGGGCTTTGATGTGGATATAGACATTTGGCGAACGAAAGCTTCTTTACTTCACGTGCACGAATGCatctttttgggggggaggggggagggttCAATacttatttcaataatttttttaccacCTCCCTATAATTAAATCGAGAATCTCATAGGGCTACACTTTTGGGGAGGGAAATTTTCTATTATCCTGAATTCCGTGAGAATATCAAGCTATTGGAATACTGGGTAGAATTTCATCTCGCCTTTGAAGGGATTTCGACCCTGTTCATGAAATTACACACGTCTTTACATTATCTGACCAATTATGATTTCACGATTACTTTATTACTATTAGAAAGTCAGATAAAAAGAGGGACTTATATTTATAATTGTTCTAgccttttccctctctcttccatTTTGTGCATGGATTTCTTTGCACCATTCtctattttcctttctcttcaTCCCACCCTTCTCTTCATCTCCCTCTGTTTCGCTGATAATGTTCCCATGTCACCATATTTaccatatttttatcatatttaattatatttttatatattttttcatttccttcacCTATATATCTAGGATCAAAATCACTATATAGAAACTACACAAACTATATATCTTCTTCTTTTCGAATTAAGATTTTAgctctctaccccccccctttctccctGTGTGTATGACCCTTGCTGTCACCTCCACTGCCCCTCCCCTCTCCTTCGCTTTCCATCTTTTTAGGCAggatataatttattttctcgTGTCCATCGAGACTCGTAGCTCTTAAGTATTATAGCTTGAGTTACTTCATATCTTCCTAAGATCGTGTTCATCTAACCCTCATGGTATTCACCATGTAGACTACATTACCAATGGCGTAGGCTGGGGGTGTACTGGGTGCACGTGCACCCTCCcgctgaggcagaggagttccgacactggcaagcaaagCAAAATTTGTACCCCTTCTTCTACTTTCAATAGATGATTATCCAAACTTCAGTTCCACATCCCCAGGATGTGcacttccccatgctcaaaccagctTACGCCCTTGATTACGTTGAGAATTATCTGGGCTAGCTGTAGGATGTATTTTCGTGTTCTGCATCTGATTTTCGTTTGATTATATCacgttttattcatatttctctattcccttttttttattctaatccCATTAAATTAAagaattcagattttttttttcttcagatctttttattcatttactacCTTTACGTTTACgattccttttctctttttcttcctttcccaattccttctttgattttctatctttatttcttttccaaagaaaaaatatttatccGATTCATTATAGAAGATTGCTATGGTTGAATTTAGatactattttcttttttttgcacacacactctctctttctatctttccttctctcttcgtttAGCTTGCagccttttcttctttctcgtATCTCAAAAAGCATTCTCATTAAGTGCATACAATTTTCTTAAAACCCTCTACTAATTTGATCACCCCCGCatcattaatgtattttttaatctcGATTTGAATTTGCGTGACAACTCGAAAGTCGGGCCGAGGCCTGAGATGATAAATGAGAAcccaaatgaaacaaaatggagCACGTATACTGCACCAAAACGAATCAGTAGAAAGAGTATATTAGTAAAGCAAGCAATGAAACAAATGGATTCACTTTCCATCAAATCTAGCGCACTGATGTATCACATCTCGATACATCAgctaaataaattgaatttcgGAAAGCAAATATCTTTCCATTATACCTTTCGCTAAAGAGGAAAGGGTAGATATCTCGCTCAAAAATCAGCCCGTGGGCGACGCATGTCAGAGATTGTCAGCGTCTCTTGTGCATGGGCGTATACAGCAGTTGAATAATCGCAATAGAGTGAGGGGAGAGGAGGGGTGCAAGGGGATGCAAGAAGGGGAGGCGTCAGGGTAAATGAAAGATAAACCGCTGCAATGGTGTTAGAGTAAGGGGGCGAGTGGTTCAAGAAAGGGGGGCGCCGTGGTAAGTCGAGAGTTGAATAAAAATGTGAGGTGGAGAAAAGTTTAGTATCCAAGAAACATTGTGAGGGGGATTTCTGGGGAGGGGGTTAATTTGAATAGGCCAGCTTACTTTATCCCATGAGAGGAAGGGGTTGAATAGATAGATGAACAGATATCGATATAGATAAGATAGGATATCGGGATATAGATAAGATAATATATCGGGTAAGATAAGGAAAGGTaaaattagatagatagataaatagacaaATAAAGCTTATAATGATGGATAGGTACATACATGGAGGGGGAGAGACGGAGAGATAGAGGATGAAAGAGTGAAGAAGGAAGAATGAGTAAAGGAGAGAGCGACAGataggaaaagagagaggggtgggAGAGGAAGGGGGGGGTAGTCACTATGTCGAAAGATGGATGTACGTGGTGTCCTCATTCTTACTAATGATGTAGTATACCTTGCAGGCACGGAGACGAGCGCCGTGTTCTTGAAGCTTTCGCGCCTTTTTGCTAAAAGCCTCTTATCCCTTGCCTGAAAGGTCAGCGACGTAAAAAGATAATTCGTAACTCTGACAGCCGCACGTAAATAAAGcaaaacaagcaaacaaaaaactTTGCTTGCCGTCAAACCCGcccaattttatttgaattagataaaatgtataaatgaataaaaatagaaataaataaataactaaataaataagatttttaaaatgaaaaatattcaatcTAAAACCACttaaaattattacatttcacCCCAATTTCGTCTCTTTTTATGTTGTTTAGTATTCATATACAATGATAGCCACCGCTTAATCTTATTGTCTCTCTATActaacaaaaagaagaaaataaaacaaatcattttgaGGTACTCTACTTAAGATgggatttcaaaaaaaattatttggcgATTGCTCAATAGAGACAACCAACTTACACTTTGTCAAAGCCTTGTTGGCCAAACGAACATCAGTTGATGTCCAGAGAAGACAACACTGTAATGAGTCAAatttacaccctagagattgaacgcAACCAATTATTGTATCGTTATAACCCCCATAGTTGTTACACTATTACACCAAATGAATTAACACCGGAGTTAAATGATTGGTCTTGTCCTCTGCATAACACCAATCGACACTATATAGTGTTTGCTCTGTGCACAGTTTACGCACTTCATTACACCTGTTTTtattgcatgcatgcatgcatacaCACCTTTCCAGGCATCTGCTGAAGATGAAAGATGATATGAGTGCCTGGAGGAATGGGGATGATGCCTCGTATCCATGGCAACCAAGAACTATATTAGCATAGAGACTGCATCCCGCGCATGTACGTGGGTGCCTTTTTTGGAGTGTGCGTACAAGAGTTATATATAGGTGCTGCTCTACAGCATTTATTTTCACTGCATTGTAAAAGGAAGTTTACATTTTATACAACTAAATCAATGTATATAGGAAGCGTACTGTGTATAACTGGAATGCTGTATAGTTACAAACCAGTCACGGATGGTTGCTTAACAATCtatttaagaaaatattcaattttcgtTTCATAAGCCCAATAGAATATTGTTTGGAAAATAGAcagcaaaaataaattaatgaaacgACGTGAAATCTTGATGAAGTTATGAACGggaatttactctttttttttaaattgcgtATTGATAAT
It includes:
- the LOC121411426 gene encoding major facilitator superfamily domain-containing protein 6-like, with the translated sequence MYLPEDNTLPFEAGNVAPSLHGPPPKSDADLEGDSQEKKKKCATHIDIDLLKSKSFYFLFYGAYGSLYPLLAVYFKQLGLNASQSGLLIGIRPFIEFCAAPLWGGLADSWRKAKVLFLFSLFAWLLFTEAMAFIRPAGSKCIIFNQTDENGRVTIVVDQIVHDGDVHHYVYGPKDHEEDDGTVVGHQSDIDQPFHTGETSPAVDKLSGGLYKLLNKSSWTGEPIRRLPPGTSGVRFNEDVRGVFLLLLIIIVVGEFFSSPTITLADSATLGYLGSDRLEYYGQQRMFGSLGWGIFMLIEGILLDHTATHTHGCGDALAEVIEVKRNYYICFGTYAVLITCSFFVATQFKFKYYSEDDHKTEMTKLTYNKKQGQISISGENRGPGTYGSVASPEGTNPTSSSAEGGQTSNSETIETTDPLQGQEGPLGQSGPLTCNRSALSSSEAQSEDPAGIRQVFRMYATIRYGSVLCVAWFAGFGMGLLFTFLYWHLQDLGGPPSLFGLASVVNHVSEILAYFFSHKILQAIGHIPVFCLGLFCYAIRFLAISVLINPWWVLIVETLQGLTHALIWAACTSYIGLATSQRLRSSAQGILQGTHHGLGRGCGAIFGGLLVNAFGTEQTFRGFGVASLVVLVIFLAMQYPSYNNPKPDPSSSTDPTSSTKARSTSSSNRDEIQPVLTAEDVTPIPYSEKRDETVNDDGDRDLEIEGERRGADVGGAPSREVEQGAAGGGEF